A section of the Festucalex cinctus isolate MCC-2025b chromosome 9, RoL_Fcin_1.0, whole genome shotgun sequence genome encodes:
- the slc26a2 gene encoding sulfate transporter isoform X3 translates to MKLKRNGMSTKTRIFSSRRLRKQKKSSTDQVERSTMAHGDASCMASGDKNEQHEALILERVPEEAAESCQMVLARHFRKHCSCSPQKTKSKVLDLVPILKWLPRYQLRDWLLGDVMSGLIVGILLVPQSIAYSLLAGQDPIYALYTAFFSSIIYTLLGTSRHISVGIFGVLCLLVGQVVNRELALAGYLADGDTESNGSVALAGANDSLAAACDRSCYAITVGATVTFVAGVYQVLLGILQGWFTLFKTWISVLANLGNTNLCDLITSLACLLLLLSAKELNDRCKAKLKAPIPFELFVVIIATLASHFGHFNANYGSDVAGEIPTGFLPPQLPAWSLIPSVAADAFSIALVGFAITVSLSEMFAKKHGYRVDANQEMYAIGFCNILPSFFRCFATSAALTKTLVKESTGCQTQVSGLVSAAVLLLVLLVIAPVFHSLQKCVLAVIIVVNLRGALRKFAQVPGMWRSNRVDAAVWLLTMATSALVNTELGLLAGVLASAFCVLGRMQLAQATELGRTSDRDHYEALSAYRGLRAHPGVAVFGYPAPIYYANQSLFKKSLYRKAALDPVKEKARRVKFEKKLKAENGQQAEDGEGIAGITLTLDRKPLRGLVLDCSAVLFVDSAGVDALKEVHKDYSEMGVALVLARCNTAVLDALQRGGYFPEKQGEDDALTFFTIADAVRHLQQPRNGGC, encoded by the exons ATGAAATTGAAGCGGAATGGAATGAGCACGAAAACGCGGATCTTCTCCTCGCGCCGtttgagaaaacaaaaaaaatctagcaCAGATCAG GTAGAGCGCTCAACGATGGCTCATGGAGATGCCAGCTGCATGGCATCTGGGGACAAGAATGAGCAACACGAGGCCCTCATCCTGGAGAGAGTTCCGGAAGAGGCGGCAGAAAGCTGCCAGATGGTGTTGGCGCGTCACTTCAGGAAACACTGCTCATGCTCACCGCAGAAGACCAAGTCCAAGGTCCTGGACTTGGTCCCCATCCTGAAATGGCTGCCGCGCTACCAGCTGAGGGACTGGCTCCTTGGGGACGTCATGTCGGGACTCATTGTTGGCATCCTGCTGGTTCCCCAGTCCATTGCTTACTCCTTATTGGCCGGCCAGGATCCCATTTACGCGCTCTACACCGCCTTCTTCTCCTCCATCATTTACACGCTGCTGGGCACCTCCAGACATATCTCGGTGGGCATTTTCGGGGTGCTTTGCCTGTTGGTGGGGCAGGTAGTGAACCGGGAGTTGGCGTTGGCAGGTTACCTCGCGGACGGCGACACCGAAAGCAACGGCAGCGTCGCGCTGGCCGGCGCCAATGATAGCCTGGCGGCCGCCTGCGACAGGAGCTGCTACGCGATAACCGTCGGAGCGACGGTAACCTTCGTCGCGGGGGTCTACCAGGTGTTGCTGGGCATCTTGCAG GGCTGGTTCACGCTCTTCAAGACCTGGATCAGCGTTTTGGCTAACCTGGGAAACACCAACCTGTGTGACCTGATCACCAGTCTGGCgtgcctgctgctgctgctgtccgCCAAGGAGCTCAATGACCGCTGTAAAGCCAAGTTGAAG GCTCCAATTCCCTTTGAGCTGTTTGTAGTCATCATCGCAACGCTGGCGTCTCACTTCGGCCACTTCAACGCAAACTACGGCTCGGACGTGGCGGGCGAAATCCCGACGGGCTTCCTGCCGCCTCAGCTGCCGGCGTGGTCGCTCATCCCCAGCGTGGCGGCGGACGCCTTCTCCATCGCGCTCGTCGGCTTCGCCATCACCGTGTCGCTGTCGGAGATGTTCGCCAAGAAGCACGGCTACCGCGTGGACGCCAACCAGGAGATGTACGCCATCGGCTTCTGCAACATCCTGCCGTCCTTCTTCCGCTGCTTCGCCACCAGCGCCGCCCTGACCAAGACGCTGGTCAAGGAGTCGACGGGCTGCCAGACGCAGGTGTCGGGCCTGGTCAGCGCCGCCGtgctgctgctggtgctgctggTCATCGCGCCGGTCTTCCATTCGCTGCAGAA GTGCGTGCTGGCTGTCATCATCGTGGTCAACCTGCGCGGCGCCCTGCGCAAGTTCGCCCAGGTCCCCGGCATGTGGCGCAGCAACCGCGTGGACGCCGCCGTCTGGCTTCTCACCATGGCCACCTCGGCGCTGGTCAACACGGAGCTGGGCCTCCTGGCGGGCGTCCTGGCGTCCGCCTTCTGCGTCCTGGGCCGGATGCAGCTGGCTCAGGCGACGGAGCTGGGACGGACGTCCGACAGGGACCACTACGAGGCGCTGTCGGCGTACCGCGGCCTCCGCGCTCACCCGGGCGTGGCCGTCTTCGGGTACCCGGCGCCCATCTACTACGCCAACCAGAGTTTGTTCAAGAAGTCTTTGTATCGCAAGGCGGCGCTCGACCCGGTCAAGGAGAAAGCGCGGCGCGTCAAGTTTGAGAAGAAGCTGAAAGcggaaaacggccagcaggccgAGGACGGCGAGGGAATCGCCGGCATCACGTTGACGCTGGACCGGAAACCTTTACGCGGTTTAGTCCTGGACTGCAGCGCCGTCTTGTTCGTGGACAGCGCCGGCGTCGACGCCCTGAAGGAAGTGCACAAAGATTACAGCGAGATGGGCGTGGCGCTGGTCCTGGCCCGGTGCAACACGGCCGTCCTGGACGCCCTCCAACGAGGGGGCTACTTCCCAGAAAAACAGGGAGAGGACGACGCTTTGACCTTCTTCACGATCGCGGACGCCGTCCGTCACCTTCAGCAGCCGCGTAACGGCGGATGTTGA
- the slc26a2 gene encoding sulfate transporter isoform X1 has translation MKLKRNGMSTKTRIFSSRRLRKQKKSSTDQVERSTMAHGDASCMASGDKNEQHEALILERVPEEAAESCQMVLARHFRKHCSCSPQKTKSKVLDLVPILKWLPRYQLRDWLLGDVMSGLIVGILLVPQSIAYSLLAGQDPIYALYTAFFSSIIYTLLGTSRHISVGIFGVLCLLVGQVVNRELALAGYLADGDTESNGSVALAGANDSLAAACDRSCYAITVGATVTFVAGVYQVLLGILQVGFVSVYLSDSLLSGFATGASLTILTSQVKYMLGLKFPRPQGWFTLFKTWISVLANLGNTNLCDLITSLACLLLLLSAKELNDRCKAKLKAPIPFELFVVIIATLASHFGHFNANYGSDVAGEIPTGFLPPQLPAWSLIPSVAADAFSIALVGFAITVSLSEMFAKKHGYRVDANQEMYAIGFCNILPSFFRCFATSAALTKTLVKESTGCQTQVSGLVSAAVLLLVLLVIAPVFHSLQKCVLAVIIVVNLRGALRKFAQVPGMWRSNRVDAAVWLLTMATSALVNTELGLLAGVLASAFCVLGRMQLAQATELGRTSDRDHYEALSAYRGLRAHPGVAVFGYPAPIYYANQSLFKKSLYRKAALDPVKEKARRVKFEKKLKAENGQQAEDGEGIAGITLTLDRKPLRGLVLDCSAVLFVDSAGVDALKEVHKDYSEMGVALVLARCNTAVLDALQRGGYFPEKQGEDDALTFFTIADAVRHLQQPRNGGC, from the exons ATGAAATTGAAGCGGAATGGAATGAGCACGAAAACGCGGATCTTCTCCTCGCGCCGtttgagaaaacaaaaaaaatctagcaCAGATCAG GTAGAGCGCTCAACGATGGCTCATGGAGATGCCAGCTGCATGGCATCTGGGGACAAGAATGAGCAACACGAGGCCCTCATCCTGGAGAGAGTTCCGGAAGAGGCGGCAGAAAGCTGCCAGATGGTGTTGGCGCGTCACTTCAGGAAACACTGCTCATGCTCACCGCAGAAGACCAAGTCCAAGGTCCTGGACTTGGTCCCCATCCTGAAATGGCTGCCGCGCTACCAGCTGAGGGACTGGCTCCTTGGGGACGTCATGTCGGGACTCATTGTTGGCATCCTGCTGGTTCCCCAGTCCATTGCTTACTCCTTATTGGCCGGCCAGGATCCCATTTACGCGCTCTACACCGCCTTCTTCTCCTCCATCATTTACACGCTGCTGGGCACCTCCAGACATATCTCGGTGGGCATTTTCGGGGTGCTTTGCCTGTTGGTGGGGCAGGTAGTGAACCGGGAGTTGGCGTTGGCAGGTTACCTCGCGGACGGCGACACCGAAAGCAACGGCAGCGTCGCGCTGGCCGGCGCCAATGATAGCCTGGCGGCCGCCTGCGACAGGAGCTGCTACGCGATAACCGTCGGAGCGACGGTAACCTTCGTCGCGGGGGTCTACCAGGTGTTGCTGGGCATCTTGCAGGTGGGTTTCGTGTCCGTCTACCTGTCGGACTCGCTGCTCAGCGGCTTCGCCACGGGCGCCTCGCTCACTATCCTCACCTCCCAAGTCAAGTACATGCTGGGTCTGAAGTTCCCCCGGCCGCAGGGCTGGTTCACGCTCTTCAAGACCTGGATCAGCGTTTTGGCTAACCTGGGAAACACCAACCTGTGTGACCTGATCACCAGTCTGGCgtgcctgctgctgctgctgtccgCCAAGGAGCTCAATGACCGCTGTAAAGCCAAGTTGAAG GCTCCAATTCCCTTTGAGCTGTTTGTAGTCATCATCGCAACGCTGGCGTCTCACTTCGGCCACTTCAACGCAAACTACGGCTCGGACGTGGCGGGCGAAATCCCGACGGGCTTCCTGCCGCCTCAGCTGCCGGCGTGGTCGCTCATCCCCAGCGTGGCGGCGGACGCCTTCTCCATCGCGCTCGTCGGCTTCGCCATCACCGTGTCGCTGTCGGAGATGTTCGCCAAGAAGCACGGCTACCGCGTGGACGCCAACCAGGAGATGTACGCCATCGGCTTCTGCAACATCCTGCCGTCCTTCTTCCGCTGCTTCGCCACCAGCGCCGCCCTGACCAAGACGCTGGTCAAGGAGTCGACGGGCTGCCAGACGCAGGTGTCGGGCCTGGTCAGCGCCGCCGtgctgctgctggtgctgctggTCATCGCGCCGGTCTTCCATTCGCTGCAGAA GTGCGTGCTGGCTGTCATCATCGTGGTCAACCTGCGCGGCGCCCTGCGCAAGTTCGCCCAGGTCCCCGGCATGTGGCGCAGCAACCGCGTGGACGCCGCCGTCTGGCTTCTCACCATGGCCACCTCGGCGCTGGTCAACACGGAGCTGGGCCTCCTGGCGGGCGTCCTGGCGTCCGCCTTCTGCGTCCTGGGCCGGATGCAGCTGGCTCAGGCGACGGAGCTGGGACGGACGTCCGACAGGGACCACTACGAGGCGCTGTCGGCGTACCGCGGCCTCCGCGCTCACCCGGGCGTGGCCGTCTTCGGGTACCCGGCGCCCATCTACTACGCCAACCAGAGTTTGTTCAAGAAGTCTTTGTATCGCAAGGCGGCGCTCGACCCGGTCAAGGAGAAAGCGCGGCGCGTCAAGTTTGAGAAGAAGCTGAAAGcggaaaacggccagcaggccgAGGACGGCGAGGGAATCGCCGGCATCACGTTGACGCTGGACCGGAAACCTTTACGCGGTTTAGTCCTGGACTGCAGCGCCGTCTTGTTCGTGGACAGCGCCGGCGTCGACGCCCTGAAGGAAGTGCACAAAGATTACAGCGAGATGGGCGTGGCGCTGGTCCTGGCCCGGTGCAACACGGCCGTCCTGGACGCCCTCCAACGAGGGGGCTACTTCCCAGAAAAACAGGGAGAGGACGACGCTTTGACCTTCTTCACGATCGCGGACGCCGTCCGTCACCTTCAGCAGCCGCGTAACGGCGGATGTTGA
- the slc26a2 gene encoding sulfate transporter isoform X2 has protein sequence MAHGDASCMASGDKNEQHEALILERVPEEAAESCQMVLARHFRKHCSCSPQKTKSKVLDLVPILKWLPRYQLRDWLLGDVMSGLIVGILLVPQSIAYSLLAGQDPIYALYTAFFSSIIYTLLGTSRHISVGIFGVLCLLVGQVVNRELALAGYLADGDTESNGSVALAGANDSLAAACDRSCYAITVGATVTFVAGVYQVLLGILQVGFVSVYLSDSLLSGFATGASLTILTSQVKYMLGLKFPRPQGWFTLFKTWISVLANLGNTNLCDLITSLACLLLLLSAKELNDRCKAKLKAPIPFELFVVIIATLASHFGHFNANYGSDVAGEIPTGFLPPQLPAWSLIPSVAADAFSIALVGFAITVSLSEMFAKKHGYRVDANQEMYAIGFCNILPSFFRCFATSAALTKTLVKESTGCQTQVSGLVSAAVLLLVLLVIAPVFHSLQKCVLAVIIVVNLRGALRKFAQVPGMWRSNRVDAAVWLLTMATSALVNTELGLLAGVLASAFCVLGRMQLAQATELGRTSDRDHYEALSAYRGLRAHPGVAVFGYPAPIYYANQSLFKKSLYRKAALDPVKEKARRVKFEKKLKAENGQQAEDGEGIAGITLTLDRKPLRGLVLDCSAVLFVDSAGVDALKEVHKDYSEMGVALVLARCNTAVLDALQRGGYFPEKQGEDDALTFFTIADAVRHLQQPRNGGC, from the exons ATGGCTCATGGAGATGCCAGCTGCATGGCATCTGGGGACAAGAATGAGCAACACGAGGCCCTCATCCTGGAGAGAGTTCCGGAAGAGGCGGCAGAAAGCTGCCAGATGGTGTTGGCGCGTCACTTCAGGAAACACTGCTCATGCTCACCGCAGAAGACCAAGTCCAAGGTCCTGGACTTGGTCCCCATCCTGAAATGGCTGCCGCGCTACCAGCTGAGGGACTGGCTCCTTGGGGACGTCATGTCGGGACTCATTGTTGGCATCCTGCTGGTTCCCCAGTCCATTGCTTACTCCTTATTGGCCGGCCAGGATCCCATTTACGCGCTCTACACCGCCTTCTTCTCCTCCATCATTTACACGCTGCTGGGCACCTCCAGACATATCTCGGTGGGCATTTTCGGGGTGCTTTGCCTGTTGGTGGGGCAGGTAGTGAACCGGGAGTTGGCGTTGGCAGGTTACCTCGCGGACGGCGACACCGAAAGCAACGGCAGCGTCGCGCTGGCCGGCGCCAATGATAGCCTGGCGGCCGCCTGCGACAGGAGCTGCTACGCGATAACCGTCGGAGCGACGGTAACCTTCGTCGCGGGGGTCTACCAGGTGTTGCTGGGCATCTTGCAGGTGGGTTTCGTGTCCGTCTACCTGTCGGACTCGCTGCTCAGCGGCTTCGCCACGGGCGCCTCGCTCACTATCCTCACCTCCCAAGTCAAGTACATGCTGGGTCTGAAGTTCCCCCGGCCGCAGGGCTGGTTCACGCTCTTCAAGACCTGGATCAGCGTTTTGGCTAACCTGGGAAACACCAACCTGTGTGACCTGATCACCAGTCTGGCgtgcctgctgctgctgctgtccgCCAAGGAGCTCAATGACCGCTGTAAAGCCAAGTTGAAG GCTCCAATTCCCTTTGAGCTGTTTGTAGTCATCATCGCAACGCTGGCGTCTCACTTCGGCCACTTCAACGCAAACTACGGCTCGGACGTGGCGGGCGAAATCCCGACGGGCTTCCTGCCGCCTCAGCTGCCGGCGTGGTCGCTCATCCCCAGCGTGGCGGCGGACGCCTTCTCCATCGCGCTCGTCGGCTTCGCCATCACCGTGTCGCTGTCGGAGATGTTCGCCAAGAAGCACGGCTACCGCGTGGACGCCAACCAGGAGATGTACGCCATCGGCTTCTGCAACATCCTGCCGTCCTTCTTCCGCTGCTTCGCCACCAGCGCCGCCCTGACCAAGACGCTGGTCAAGGAGTCGACGGGCTGCCAGACGCAGGTGTCGGGCCTGGTCAGCGCCGCCGtgctgctgctggtgctgctggTCATCGCGCCGGTCTTCCATTCGCTGCAGAA GTGCGTGCTGGCTGTCATCATCGTGGTCAACCTGCGCGGCGCCCTGCGCAAGTTCGCCCAGGTCCCCGGCATGTGGCGCAGCAACCGCGTGGACGCCGCCGTCTGGCTTCTCACCATGGCCACCTCGGCGCTGGTCAACACGGAGCTGGGCCTCCTGGCGGGCGTCCTGGCGTCCGCCTTCTGCGTCCTGGGCCGGATGCAGCTGGCTCAGGCGACGGAGCTGGGACGGACGTCCGACAGGGACCACTACGAGGCGCTGTCGGCGTACCGCGGCCTCCGCGCTCACCCGGGCGTGGCCGTCTTCGGGTACCCGGCGCCCATCTACTACGCCAACCAGAGTTTGTTCAAGAAGTCTTTGTATCGCAAGGCGGCGCTCGACCCGGTCAAGGAGAAAGCGCGGCGCGTCAAGTTTGAGAAGAAGCTGAAAGcggaaaacggccagcaggccgAGGACGGCGAGGGAATCGCCGGCATCACGTTGACGCTGGACCGGAAACCTTTACGCGGTTTAGTCCTGGACTGCAGCGCCGTCTTGTTCGTGGACAGCGCCGGCGTCGACGCCCTGAAGGAAGTGCACAAAGATTACAGCGAGATGGGCGTGGCGCTGGTCCTGGCCCGGTGCAACACGGCCGTCCTGGACGCCCTCCAACGAGGGGGCTACTTCCCAGAAAAACAGGGAGAGGACGACGCTTTGACCTTCTTCACGATCGCGGACGCCGTCCGTCACCTTCAGCAGCCGCGTAACGGCGGATGTTGA
- the htr4 gene encoding 5-hydroxytryptamine receptor 4 isoform X2 codes for MSIRPSGHMPAMEELFSDTNSMPKRMALICFLSLVMTMSILGNLLVMVAVCKDRQLRKIKTNYFIVSLAFADLLVSLLVMPFGAIDLVYQQWIYGQTFCLVRTSLDVLLTTASIMHLCCIALDRYYAICCQPLVYSNKMTPTRVALMIGGCWVIPTFISFLPIMQGWNAIGIDHVIDERRHPEGSNSTSCVFLVNKPYAVTCSLVAFYIPLALMVLAYQRIYVTARAHAVQIGILQRAGAPPPSSDSADQQRNQRMRVETKAAKTLCVIMGCFCLCWAPFFVINVVDPFIGYTAPEQLWAACLWLGYINSMLNPILYAFLNKSFRRAFLSILCCGRKRSSRRPSVLVAARAPCANARVNGSARVLRYSVLHNGDLAAHETKTPPGHAESCL; via the exons ATGAGCATCAGGCCTTCAGGCCACATGCCGGCGATGGAGGAGCTTTTCAGTGACAC CAACAGCATGCCAAAGCGGATGGCGCTCATCTGCTTCCTGTCTCTGGTCATGACGATGAGCATCCTGGGAAACCTGCTGGTCATGGTGGCCGTCTGCAAGGACAGGCAACTCAG GAAGATCAAGACCAACTACTTCATCGTGTCGCTGGCCTTTGCCGACCTGCTGGTGTCGCTGCTGGTGATGCCGTTCGGCGCCATCGACCTGGTGTACCAGCAGTGGATCTACGGCCAAACCTTCTGCCTGGTGCGCACGTCGCTGGATGTGCTGCTCACCACCGCCTCCATCATGCACCTGTGCTGCATCGCCCTCGACAG GTATTACGCCATCTGCTGCCAGCCTCTGGTGTACAGCAACAAAATGACGCCGACTCGCGTGGCCCTGATGATCGGCGGCTGCTGGGTGATCCCAACCTTCATCTCCTTCCTGCCGATCATGCAAGGATGGAACGCCATCGGCATCGACCATGTG ATCGACGAGCGTCGCCACCCGGAGGGCAGCAACTCCACGTCGTGCGTGTTCCTGGTGAACAAGCCGTACGCGGTGACGTGCTCGCTGGTGGCCTTCTACATCCCGCTGGCGCTGATGGTGCTGGCCTACCAGCGGATCTACGTGACGGCGCGGGCGCACGCCGTCCAGATCGGCATCCTGCAGCGGGCgggggcgccgccgccgtcgtcggACTCGGCCGACCAGCAGCGCAACCAGCGCATGCGCGTGGAGACCAAAGCGGCCAAGACGCTTTGCGTGATCATGGGCTGCTTCTGCCTGTGCTGGGCGCCCTTCTTCGTCATCAACGTGGTGGACCCCTTCATCGGCTACACGGCGCCCGAGCAGCTGTGGGCGGCCTGCCTGTGGCTGGGCTACATCAACTCCATGCTGAACCCCATCCTCTACGCCTTCCTCAACAAGTCCTTCCGCCGTGCCTTCCTCAGCATCCTGTGCTGCGGCCGCAAGCGCTCCTCCCGACGGCCGTCGGTGCTGGTGGCGGCGCGCGCGCCCTGCGCCAACGCGCGCGTCAACGGCTCCGCGCGCGTGCTCAG GTATTCGGTGCTTCACAACGGGGACCTCGCGGCGCACGAGACGAAAACGCCGCCCGGCCACGCAGAATCCTGCTTGTGA
- the htr4 gene encoding 5-hydroxytryptamine receptor 4 isoform X1 has translation MSIRPSGHMPAMEELFSDTNSMPKRMALICFLSLVMTMSILGNLLVMVAVCKDRQLRKIKTNYFIVSLAFADLLVSLLVMPFGAIDLVYQQWIYGQTFCLVRTSLDVLLTTASIMHLCCIALDRYYAICCQPLVYSNKMTPTRVALMIGGCWVIPTFISFLPIMQGWNAIGIDHVIDERRHPEGSNSTSCVFLVNKPYAVTCSLVAFYIPLALMVLAYQRIYVTARAHAVQIGILQRAGAPPPSSDSADQQRNQRMRVETKAAKTLCVIMGCFCLCWAPFFVINVVDPFIGYTAPEQLWAACLWLGYINSMLNPILYAFLNKSFRRAFLSILCCGRKRSSRRPSVLVAARAPCANARVNGSARVLRYVTLEITRFSFHNHDFIRSTTQTSFSMC, from the exons ATGAGCATCAGGCCTTCAGGCCACATGCCGGCGATGGAGGAGCTTTTCAGTGACAC CAACAGCATGCCAAAGCGGATGGCGCTCATCTGCTTCCTGTCTCTGGTCATGACGATGAGCATCCTGGGAAACCTGCTGGTCATGGTGGCCGTCTGCAAGGACAGGCAACTCAG GAAGATCAAGACCAACTACTTCATCGTGTCGCTGGCCTTTGCCGACCTGCTGGTGTCGCTGCTGGTGATGCCGTTCGGCGCCATCGACCTGGTGTACCAGCAGTGGATCTACGGCCAAACCTTCTGCCTGGTGCGCACGTCGCTGGATGTGCTGCTCACCACCGCCTCCATCATGCACCTGTGCTGCATCGCCCTCGACAG GTATTACGCCATCTGCTGCCAGCCTCTGGTGTACAGCAACAAAATGACGCCGACTCGCGTGGCCCTGATGATCGGCGGCTGCTGGGTGATCCCAACCTTCATCTCCTTCCTGCCGATCATGCAAGGATGGAACGCCATCGGCATCGACCATGTG ATCGACGAGCGTCGCCACCCGGAGGGCAGCAACTCCACGTCGTGCGTGTTCCTGGTGAACAAGCCGTACGCGGTGACGTGCTCGCTGGTGGCCTTCTACATCCCGCTGGCGCTGATGGTGCTGGCCTACCAGCGGATCTACGTGACGGCGCGGGCGCACGCCGTCCAGATCGGCATCCTGCAGCGGGCgggggcgccgccgccgtcgtcggACTCGGCCGACCAGCAGCGCAACCAGCGCATGCGCGTGGAGACCAAAGCGGCCAAGACGCTTTGCGTGATCATGGGCTGCTTCTGCCTGTGCTGGGCGCCCTTCTTCGTCATCAACGTGGTGGACCCCTTCATCGGCTACACGGCGCCCGAGCAGCTGTGGGCGGCCTGCCTGTGGCTGGGCTACATCAACTCCATGCTGAACCCCATCCTCTACGCCTTCCTCAACAAGTCCTTCCGCCGTGCCTTCCTCAGCATCCTGTGCTGCGGCCGCAAGCGCTCCTCCCGACGGCCGTCGGTGCTGGTGGCGGCGCGCGCGCCCTGCGCCAACGCGCGCGTCAACGGCTCCGCGCGCGTGCTCAGGTACGTGACACTCGAAATCACCCGTTTTTCCTTTCATAATCACGACTTCATTCGATCAACAACTCAAACGAGCTTCTCAATGTGTTGA
- the htr4 gene encoding 5-hydroxytryptamine receptor 4 isoform X3, whose product MPKRMALICFLSLVMTMSILGNLLVMVAVCKDRQLRKIKTNYFIVSLAFADLLVSLLVMPFGAIDLVYQQWIYGQTFCLVRTSLDVLLTTASIMHLCCIALDRYYAICCQPLVYSNKMTPTRVALMIGGCWVIPTFISFLPIMQGWNAIGIDHVIDERRHPEGSNSTSCVFLVNKPYAVTCSLVAFYIPLALMVLAYQRIYVTARAHAVQIGILQRAGAPPPSSDSADQQRNQRMRVETKAAKTLCVIMGCFCLCWAPFFVINVVDPFIGYTAPEQLWAACLWLGYINSMLNPILYAFLNKSFRRAFLSILCCGRKRSSRRPSVLVAARAPCANARVNGSARVLRYVTLEITRFSFHNHDFIRSTTQTSFSMC is encoded by the exons ATGCCAAAGCGGATGGCGCTCATCTGCTTCCTGTCTCTGGTCATGACGATGAGCATCCTGGGAAACCTGCTGGTCATGGTGGCCGTCTGCAAGGACAGGCAACTCAG GAAGATCAAGACCAACTACTTCATCGTGTCGCTGGCCTTTGCCGACCTGCTGGTGTCGCTGCTGGTGATGCCGTTCGGCGCCATCGACCTGGTGTACCAGCAGTGGATCTACGGCCAAACCTTCTGCCTGGTGCGCACGTCGCTGGATGTGCTGCTCACCACCGCCTCCATCATGCACCTGTGCTGCATCGCCCTCGACAG GTATTACGCCATCTGCTGCCAGCCTCTGGTGTACAGCAACAAAATGACGCCGACTCGCGTGGCCCTGATGATCGGCGGCTGCTGGGTGATCCCAACCTTCATCTCCTTCCTGCCGATCATGCAAGGATGGAACGCCATCGGCATCGACCATGTG ATCGACGAGCGTCGCCACCCGGAGGGCAGCAACTCCACGTCGTGCGTGTTCCTGGTGAACAAGCCGTACGCGGTGACGTGCTCGCTGGTGGCCTTCTACATCCCGCTGGCGCTGATGGTGCTGGCCTACCAGCGGATCTACGTGACGGCGCGGGCGCACGCCGTCCAGATCGGCATCCTGCAGCGGGCgggggcgccgccgccgtcgtcggACTCGGCCGACCAGCAGCGCAACCAGCGCATGCGCGTGGAGACCAAAGCGGCCAAGACGCTTTGCGTGATCATGGGCTGCTTCTGCCTGTGCTGGGCGCCCTTCTTCGTCATCAACGTGGTGGACCCCTTCATCGGCTACACGGCGCCCGAGCAGCTGTGGGCGGCCTGCCTGTGGCTGGGCTACATCAACTCCATGCTGAACCCCATCCTCTACGCCTTCCTCAACAAGTCCTTCCGCCGTGCCTTCCTCAGCATCCTGTGCTGCGGCCGCAAGCGCTCCTCCCGACGGCCGTCGGTGCTGGTGGCGGCGCGCGCGCCCTGCGCCAACGCGCGCGTCAACGGCTCCGCGCGCGTGCTCAGGTACGTGACACTCGAAATCACCCGTTTTTCCTTTCATAATCACGACTTCATTCGATCAACAACTCAAACGAGCTTCTCAATGTGTTGA